A stretch of Desulfobacter hydrogenophilus DNA encodes these proteins:
- a CDS encoding bifunctional acetate--CoA ligase family protein/GNAT family N-acetyltransferase, with product METSNLDKIFKPNSIAVIGASEKAGSIGFALIRNLQAGAYQGKLFPVNPNHRTIDGLKAFVSVEQIGEPIDLAVIATPMQTVPSVIRDCAKANVGGAIIISAGGKEIGEKGRELEGEISKEAQKGGIRIIGPNCAGVICTGTQLYATFADEKPLPGKMAFISQSGALMSAILDLSLKERIGFSHFVSIGSMLDVDFGDLIDYLGNDPDVSSIVLYIESITHARHFMSSARAVSRIKPIVVLKSGRSAAGAKAAASHTGAMAGEGAIYDAAFDRAGIVCVKTIQELFDCAELVAKQPVPKGSGLAVVTNAGGPGVMAADAMAELDFAPVPLSSMTIQKLDKKLPLFWSRENPIDILGDAIPERFRQAVEICIAAPEIDGLMVIYAPQAVSSSVNVANVLIDLLKDCPIPVFAVWMGGEEVEKGRKIFNRAGIPTYETPERAIQAFHLLHAYTRNIELLQETPQKRVHTFAFNRKKAEAIIRGMPNEESRFLSEIESKSLLTAYGIPVNRTEVATSLKEAVRLANEIGYPVAMKIFSKDITHKTDANGVRLNLNNEAAIRDAFAGIIAAAKRYNPAAEVTGVTIQSMLKPSDYELILGAKKDPVFGPVILFGMGGIMTEILKDQAIALPPLNRLLVRRLIQSTRVYQLLKGYRNRPAADLERLEEIIISLSQLVTDFPEIVELDINPLILKENCFIAVDARVLVKSSDIPSPLHLIISAYPNQYERKTVTRGGLNIFVRPIKPEDEPLLLELFHTLSPKSIFQRFSRMITNLPHKILARLTQIDYDQDAVLVALKAEKAGEKMIGVCRLTQVPGSRKAELGIVVGDPWQGKGVGATLLENCIPIARERGIESVWGRVLAENTTMLSLARKERFTIKKISEDDQYEITINLKKDV from the coding sequence ATGGAAACTTCAAATCTGGATAAAATCTTCAAGCCCAATTCCATCGCTGTCATTGGGGCCAGCGAAAAAGCAGGCAGTATCGGCTTTGCCCTGATAAGGAATTTGCAGGCAGGTGCATACCAGGGAAAACTTTTCCCAGTCAATCCTAACCACCGGACAATTGATGGGTTAAAAGCCTTTGTGTCTGTTGAACAGATAGGTGAACCAATAGATCTGGCAGTCATCGCCACACCCATGCAAACGGTTCCTTCTGTCATACGGGACTGTGCAAAAGCAAACGTGGGCGGTGCTATTATTATCTCCGCCGGCGGTAAAGAGATCGGCGAGAAGGGTCGAGAACTCGAGGGGGAAATCAGCAAAGAGGCCCAAAAAGGCGGCATTCGGATTATCGGCCCCAATTGTGCCGGTGTCATTTGCACGGGAACTCAACTTTACGCTACCTTTGCAGATGAAAAGCCGTTGCCGGGGAAAATGGCCTTTATTTCCCAGAGTGGGGCACTGATGAGTGCGATTCTTGACCTTTCGCTTAAGGAACGCATTGGATTCAGTCATTTTGTCAGTATCGGTTCCATGCTGGATGTCGATTTCGGTGATCTGATCGACTACCTGGGTAACGACCCGGATGTAAGCAGCATTGTACTTTATATTGAAAGCATTACCCATGCGCGGCACTTTATGAGCTCCGCCAGGGCGGTCTCCCGCATCAAGCCGATCGTGGTGCTGAAGTCGGGAAGAAGCGCAGCCGGTGCAAAGGCTGCAGCCTCACATACGGGAGCCATGGCCGGTGAAGGCGCTATTTATGATGCAGCTTTTGATCGGGCAGGGATTGTGTGTGTGAAAACCATTCAGGAACTTTTTGACTGCGCCGAACTGGTGGCCAAACAACCGGTGCCTAAAGGGTCCGGGCTTGCGGTGGTAACCAATGCAGGCGGTCCCGGGGTTATGGCCGCAGACGCCATGGCCGAACTGGACTTCGCGCCGGTGCCCTTAAGTTCCATGACGATACAAAAACTGGACAAAAAACTGCCGCTGTTCTGGAGCCGGGAAAACCCCATCGATATTCTGGGAGATGCTATTCCAGAACGATTTCGTCAGGCCGTTGAGATTTGCATTGCAGCGCCGGAAATTGATGGTCTCATGGTCATCTATGCCCCCCAAGCCGTGAGTTCTTCTGTCAACGTGGCCAACGTGCTGATTGACCTGTTAAAGGATTGCCCCATACCTGTTTTTGCAGTCTGGATGGGTGGCGAAGAGGTAGAAAAGGGACGGAAAATATTTAACCGGGCCGGCATTCCTACCTATGAAACACCGGAGCGGGCAATCCAGGCCTTTCACCTGCTGCATGCCTATACCCGCAATATAGAATTGCTCCAGGAAACACCACAAAAACGTGTGCATACCTTTGCCTTTAACAGGAAAAAAGCTGAAGCAATTATTCGGGGAATGCCCAACGAAGAGTCGCGGTTTCTGTCGGAAATCGAATCCAAAAGTCTTTTAACTGCCTACGGCATTCCGGTGAATCGGACCGAGGTAGCAACCTCTCTCAAGGAAGCGGTTCGCCTGGCCAATGAAATCGGTTATCCGGTGGCCATGAAAATTTTTTCCAAAGACATCACCCACAAGACCGACGCCAACGGCGTTCGACTGAACCTGAACAATGAAGCTGCCATCCGGGATGCATTCGCTGGTATCATTGCTGCTGCAAAGCGTTATAATCCGGCGGCGGAAGTGACGGGTGTAACGATCCAGTCAATGTTGAAACCTTCGGATTACGAGTTGATTCTGGGTGCTAAAAAAGATCCGGTATTCGGGCCGGTCATCCTGTTCGGGATGGGCGGTATCATGACTGAAATTCTCAAAGACCAGGCCATCGCCCTGCCACCCCTGAATCGTCTCCTCGTCCGTCGGCTCATTCAGAGTACCCGGGTGTATCAATTGTTAAAGGGCTACCGAAACCGGCCGGCGGCGGATCTTGAGCGACTGGAAGAAATTATCATCAGCCTGTCACAGTTGGTCACGGATTTTCCCGAGATTGTCGAGCTGGACATTAATCCGCTGATTCTGAAGGAAAATTGTTTTATTGCTGTAGATGCGCGAGTGCTTGTCAAATCCTCCGATATTCCATCTCCCCTTCACCTGATCATTAGCGCCTATCCAAATCAGTATGAACGTAAAACAGTGACGCGGGGAGGACTGAACATTTTTGTTCGGCCCATTAAGCCCGAAGACGAACCTCTTCTGCTGGAATTGTTCCATACATTATCCCCAAAAAGTATTTTTCAACGATTTTCCCGAATGATAACAAATCTGCCGCATAAGATTCTGGCCCGATTAACCCAGATTGATTACGACCAGGATGCGGTTCTGGTTGCTCTGAAGGCAGAAAAAGCGGGTGAAAAAATGATCGGGGTGTGCCGCCTGACCCAAGTTCCCGGTAGCCGGAAAGCGGAACTCGGCATTGTGGTTGGAGATCCCTGGCAGGGAAAAGGGGTTGGGGCAACACTTCTGGAGAACTGTATACCCATCGCTCGAGAACGCGGGATCGAATCGGTCTGGGGCCGGGTTTTGGCAGAAAATACGACCATGCTGTCTCTGGCCAGAAAAGAAAGGTTTACCATCAAAAAAATCTCCGAAGATGATCAATACGAAATCACGATCAACTTAAAAAAGGACGTGTGA